A stretch of Desulfurivibrio alkaliphilus AHT 2 DNA encodes these proteins:
- the gatC gene encoding Asp-tRNA(Asn)/Glu-tRNA(Gln) amidotransferase subunit GatC, producing MQIGSDKVAEMARLARLELESDEIKALTVELSGILEYVAKLQQLDTTGVEPVSHALAVVNAFREDEVAPSLSREEALANAPAATGEAFVVPKVF from the coding sequence ATGCAAATCGGTTCTGACAAGGTAGCGGAAATGGCCCGCCTGGCCCGGCTGGAGCTGGAGTCCGACGAAATCAAGGCCCTTACCGTCGAACTAAGCGGCATTCTGGAATATGTCGCCAAACTGCAGCAACTGGATACCACCGGGGTGGAACCCGTGAGTCACGCCTTGGCGGTGGTTAACGCCTTCCGGGAAGACGAGGTGGCGCCTTCCCTGAGCCGGGAGGAGGCCCTGGCCAATGCGCCGGCGGCCACCGGCGAGGCCTTTGTGGTTCCCAAGGTGTTTTGA